The sequence CGATGTCGTTTCGCCGCTGGCAGCTCTGGCAATTCTGCATACCAACTGTCACGCAGTTCCTTGCTCACTTCAATAGGTCCTAAATCGGGATCTGGAAAATATCTATAATCGCTACTGCCTTCTTTTGAACGCATACTCTTAGTAAGTTGCTTACTTTCATCCCAAAGGCGAGTTTCCTGCTTAATAGATTCACCAGCCTCATAGGCCTTGATTTGACGTTGTATTTCATACTCACAAGCCTTCTGTATCGCAGAGAATGAATTCATATTCTTAATCTCTACTTTTGTCCCAAAGGGTGCATTAGGACCTGGTCTAACTGAAATGTTGACATCACAACGAAGGGAACCCTCCTGCATGTTGCCATCGGATACTCCTAAATAACGCATAATTCGACGTACTTCTGAAGCGTACTCCGCAGCTTCCCTACCTGATCGCAAATCAGGTTTGCTAACAATCTCAGCCAATGCAACGCCAGCTCGATTGTAATCAACTAACGAATAAGTAGAACCTGCAAGACGATCACTTCCTGCATGAACCAATTTTCCTGCATCTTCTTCCATATGCAAACGCTCAATGCCTATACGCTTTAAATAGGTCTCCTTACCCTTTTCTGCAACCTCTACTTCAATCCACCCATCTTCTGCAATAGGTTCATCAAATTGTGAAATTTGATAATTCTTTGGTAAATCAGGGTAAAAATATTGCTTTCTATCAAATTTGCTGTGTTCTGCAATGTGCAAATTCAATGCCATAGCAGCCTTAACCGCAAATTCCAGTACCTTTGCGTTTAGTACTGGAAGAGTACCGGGAAGCCCACAAACGATAGGGTCAATATGGGTGTTGGGGTCATCACCGAAGATGGTAGAAGCTGATGTGAAAATCTTGCTATCAGTACCAAGTTGTACGTGGGTCTCCAGTCCAATTACAGGTTCCCAAGCTTTCTTAGATCCTGACATCACAATACAAATAGATTAATGAATCCTATGGAATAACTTGCCAGCCACAATCGATAAGCTGGACTAAAAGGCATTATAAGAACCAAAAAGATGGCTTCCAGGGCCAAAGAGCCATTACTAATAATTGGTGGGGGACTCATTGGGCTAGCAGTTGCTTATGAATTAGCCAAAAGAGGACGTTGTGTCGAAATCCTTAGCCGCAGGAGAAGTGAAGCTGCCGGATTCGTTGCAGCAGGGATGCTCGCTCCGCATGCTGAAGGCCTTACAGGAAATTTACTCAAGCTAGGACAGTTGAGTCTCGATCGAATACCACAATGGGTTATAAACATAGAACAAGATAGTGGAATTAATTGCGGCCTCAAGCATTGTGGAATAGTTGTACCTTTTTGCACCCCAGAGGCAAGAGATGCACATCCCACTGCCACTTTTGGGAACAATTTGAATCGGCAAGAGTTAGAAATTGAAGTTCCTGGCATTGCACCTCAATGGCAAACAGGTCTGCTCTTCAATCAAGATGGACAAATCGACAATCGTCGTCGACTAATGCGAGCTCTAGAGAAAGCATGCGTTGGGCTAGGAGTGCATTTTCAAGAAGGTGTTGAAGTTCTTGATGTGTTGCAGAACGAAAAAGAATTTAAAGGGGTAAAGGTCCGAAACGCAGAAGGTAAATTGCAATTACTACCAGCGAAAGAAGCCGTTCTCTGCAGCGGAGCATGGAGTAAGCAAATCTTTAAGGCAATACCAATTGTCCCTGTAAAAGGCCAAATGTTATCCCTACAAGGGCCCAAAAATGCTCTGAAACGAATTCTGTTTGGACCAGGCACCTACTTAGTGCCAAGAGAAGACGGATTAATCGTAATTGGAGCTACAAGTGAAAAAAAGGCGGGTTTTCAAGAAGGCCTAACGCCTTCCGGACAGCTGCAGCTCCATCAAGGCATCACAGCTCTACTACCTGCTGCAAATCAATGGCCTCAAATGGAACGGTGGTGGGGATTCCGACCCTGCAGTCCAGATGAAGGTCCATTATTAGGATCATCTGTTTTAAAAGGCTTATGGCTTGCAACAGGCCATCACCGCAATGGTGTACTTCTTGCTGGTATAACAGCTGAACTGCTTGCAAAAAGTATCTGCAAAATCAAACTCAGCCGCAAGGAAAACGAGCTAATTACTCAATTTAGATGGAATAGATTTGAACAAAAATAAAAACCAAAACCATAGTCAATACATACCAAGCCAACCGCAACCTATAAAGAACAGTCAGCAGAGTTAACTCTCAACACGCCAGCTTTGATCAGAAGGAACCCAATCATGAAGTTCTGAAGAATCGAACCAAAGACCTATCTCAAAAGCCGCCGTTTCCAAGCCATCTGATCCATGAATAACATTGCGACCAATATTTACAGCCAAATCCCCACGAATAGTTCCTGGATTGGCTTCTAAAGGTTTTGTTGCTCCAATTAGATTCCTTGCACTCGCAATCACTCCATCACCTTCCCATACCATTGCCACCACAGGCCCACTAGTAATGAAATCCACTAAACCTGAAAAGAAAGGACGTTCTCGATGCACTCCATAATGCCTTTCTGCTAATTCACGACTTGGAATCAATTGTTTCAAAGCAATTAACTTGAATCCTTTACGCTCAAATCTTCCCAAAATCTCACCTATCAAGCCTCGTTGTACCCCGTCGGGCTTGATCGCGATGAAAGTGCGTTCGGCAGCCATCAAATAAAACATAATAATAAAGCCATCGTCATCTGGAAGTGGCCCACTTGGCAAGTCATCAAAAGTTTGACTTGTCAAAATCCTTGGCTTTTATCTATTTCGCCTAAAGTCCAACAAATTTTCAATACTTACCCTCCGCTCTAGGTCTTGACGACAGACAACCTCGCGAACAATCAAAACAATTGGACTGTCACAGACAGCTCTGGCCTCTATGGACTTGATCGTTGGGGAAATAATTATTTTTCCATCAACGAACTTGGCCATATAACAGTAAATCCAAACGGTCAGCAAAGTAGGGCACTGGACCTCATGGAGCTAGTCAAAGAACTAGAAAGCCGAAATTTGAAACTACCTCTACTCATCAGATTTGACGATATTCTTGAAGATAGACTGACTCGATTGCATGGAGCCTTTGAGAAAGCTATTGCTCAATACCATTACAAAGGGCGATACCAAGGGGTTTTTCCCGTCAAATGCAATCAACAAAGGTACGTAGTTGAAGAATTAATAGCATGTGGACGCCGATGGCATTTTGGATTGGAAACGGGCAGTAAAGCAGAGCTGCTAATCGCCCTTTCACTTCTTAGCGATCCAGAAGCATTACTAATTTGCAACGGTTATAAAGACAAGCGATATATAGAGACAACTATTCTTGCACGTCAACTAGGTCGTCAACCAATAGTAGTTATTGAACAAGCAGATGAGGTTGAGCGAATCATTGCAGCCAGCCAAAAACTTGGCGCAGCACCACTTATTGGCATCAGAGCAAAACTTTCCAGTCGTAGTAGCGGGCACTGGGGTAGTTCCATTGGAGAAAAAGCCAAATTTGGTCTATCAGTTCCAGAAATACTTACATCAATCAAACAATTACGCAGCTCCAACCTCCTTCATGAGGTCCGACTACTCCACTTCCATGTAGGAAGTCAGATAAACGATATTGCAGTGCTAAAAGATGCTTTACAAGAAGCTGGGCAAATTTACATCGAATTAAACCGTCTTGGTGCTCCCATGGGATACCTTGATGTTGGTGGTGGATTAGGAATCGACTACGATGGAAGTCAAACAGCTACTGAAGCCTCTACTAATTATTCTCTTCAAAACTATGCAAATGATGTAGTAGCAACAATCAAAGAATGCTGTGAAGGTAAGAACACCCCAATGCCCACATTAATAAGTGAAAGTGGGCGTGCTATCGCAAGTCACTTTTCAGTTTTGCTCTTCAACGTGCTGGGTACAGGCTCAGTTCCCGCAGAGGATCCTCCCCCGAAGCATGACGAAGCATTAATAGTTCAGAACTTGCGTGGCACATTAAAATATATTCAAAAAATACCCAAAACTTCTGACGTAGATAGTTCAAAGCTTCAAGAAGCATGGAATGACGCAATTAAATTCAAAGATGATGCACTAACTGCTTTTCGACTCGGGTATCTAGGACTACCTGAAAGAGCGATTGCTGAACAACTTACCTGGGCTTGTGCAAAAGCCCTAGTTGAACGCCTACCTCAATGTGATTTGATTCCCGAAGAGCTCAAAACGCTTCGCTATGCACTATCAGCAACCTACTACGCAAATCTATCAATATTTCGATCAGCACCAGATACCTGGGCAATCAAACAACTCTTCCCAATCATGCCAATACACCGCCTCAATGAAAAACCAAACCAACTAGGTCATTTTGCAGACCTTACATGTGATTCCGATGGCAAGCTTGCACGGTTTATTGATAATGGCCAAGTTAAACCACTACTAGAACTGCACAAGCTTAAAGAAGCTGAACAATATGTAATTGGTATGTTTCTTGGAGGTGCCTATCAAGAAGTGATGGGTAATCTACATAATCTATTTGGGAGCACAAACTCAGTACATCTCAGATTATCTTATACTGGTAGTTATAAATTAGATCACGTAGTACGTGCTAATACAAAATCAGATGTTCTAGAAGCCATGGAACATGACCCTGAAGAATTACTCGAACGGTTACGTATAGCAAGTGAAGAAGCAATCCAACATGGCAGCC comes from Prochlorococcus sp. MIT 1307 and encodes:
- the gatB gene encoding Asp-tRNA(Asn)/Glu-tRNA(Gln) amidotransferase subunit GatB — protein: MSGSKKAWEPVIGLETHVQLGTDSKIFTSASTIFGDDPNTHIDPIVCGLPGTLPVLNAKVLEFAVKAAMALNLHIAEHSKFDRKQYFYPDLPKNYQISQFDEPIAEDGWIEVEVAEKGKETYLKRIGIERLHMEEDAGKLVHAGSDRLAGSTYSLVDYNRAGVALAEIVSKPDLRSGREAAEYASEVRRIMRYLGVSDGNMQEGSLRCDVNISVRPGPNAPFGTKVEIKNMNSFSAIQKACEYEIQRQIKAYEAGESIKQETRLWDESKQLTKSMRSKEGSSDYRYFPDPDLGPIEVSKELRDSWYAELPELPAAKRHRYANELGLSPYDARVLTDELSMATYFESVVAKGVEAKAASNWITGDIAAHVNANRLSYSQLPFQPEQLAEMLQMIQDGKISGKIAKEILPQLLKQGGSPNAIVDELGLGMISDIETLSGIVDKVLSAHPDEVLAFRGGKKKLQGFFVGQLMKETGGKADPKLANQILSKKLQA
- the thiO gene encoding glycine oxidase ThiO, with amino-acid sequence MASRAKEPLLIIGGGLIGLAVAYELAKRGRCVEILSRRRSEAAGFVAAGMLAPHAEGLTGNLLKLGQLSLDRIPQWVINIEQDSGINCGLKHCGIVVPFCTPEARDAHPTATFGNNLNRQELEIEVPGIAPQWQTGLLFNQDGQIDNRRRLMRALEKACVGLGVHFQEGVEVLDVLQNEKEFKGVKVRNAEGKLQLLPAKEAVLCSGAWSKQIFKAIPIVPVKGQMLSLQGPKNALKRILFGPGTYLVPREDGLIVIGATSEKKAGFQEGLTPSGQLQLHQGITALLPAANQWPQMERWWGFRPCSPDEGPLLGSSVLKGLWLATGHHRNGVLLAGITAELLAKSICKIKLSRKENELITQFRWNRFEQK
- the ndk gene encoding nucleoside-diphosphate kinase, which encodes MAAERTFIAIKPDGVQRGLIGEILGRFERKGFKLIALKQLIPSRELAERHYGVHRERPFFSGLVDFITSGPVVAMVWEGDGVIASARNLIGATKPLEANPGTIRGDLAVNIGRNVIHGSDGLETAAFEIGLWFDSSELHDWVPSDQSWRVES
- the speA gene encoding biosynthetic arginine decarboxylase — protein: MTTDNLANNQNNWTVTDSSGLYGLDRWGNNYFSINELGHITVNPNGQQSRALDLMELVKELESRNLKLPLLIRFDDILEDRLTRLHGAFEKAIAQYHYKGRYQGVFPVKCNQQRYVVEELIACGRRWHFGLETGSKAELLIALSLLSDPEALLICNGYKDKRYIETTILARQLGRQPIVVIEQADEVERIIAASQKLGAAPLIGIRAKLSSRSSGHWGSSIGEKAKFGLSVPEILTSIKQLRSSNLLHEVRLLHFHVGSQINDIAVLKDALQEAGQIYIELNRLGAPMGYLDVGGGLGIDYDGSQTATEASTNYSLQNYANDVVATIKECCEGKNTPMPTLISESGRAIASHFSVLLFNVLGTGSVPAEDPPPKHDEALIVQNLRGTLKYIQKIPKTSDVDSSKLQEAWNDAIKFKDDALTAFRLGYLGLPERAIAEQLTWACAKALVERLPQCDLIPEELKTLRYALSATYYANLSIFRSAPDTWAIKQLFPIMPIHRLNEKPNQLGHFADLTCDSDGKLARFIDNGQVKPLLELHKLKEAEQYVIGMFLGGAYQEVMGNLHNLFGSTNSVHLRLSYTGSYKLDHVVRANTKSDVLEAMEHDPEELLERLRIASEEAIQHGSLKISDAQRLMDHLETSLRESTYLHD